Part of the Arachis hypogaea cultivar Tifrunner chromosome 6, arahy.Tifrunner.gnm2.J5K5, whole genome shotgun sequence genome, ATAAACTTACAATAAACCTATTTTGTGAATTATGATTCAAAATAATAAACTTTGAAAAATCTAAATTGACATTAGATACATTctagattttataatttataattataaatcacaatttatttatatatcaatCGTTAGTCATATATCATAACTATACTTACGATCTAACTATAAATACAAACTCTTTCTTAAGAAAAAAGGATTAGAATATTAACTATTTTTGACTAttgaattttttagttttattttagatttattaCGAGTGAATAATTAATagtccaaataaaaaatatttccaaaaaataaatttaaaagccAGTTCAACgaattttatagattttttttaaagtctataatctaaaaaaaatctataatCTAATTTTGtttaactaataatttgataaaaattttaaatttaacctatttaataaaataaatcgaaCCTAACTTAAAACGAGCTGAATCATAAATTTGATGGGATATTCTGGTCCACTTCCACCCCCTACCACCGAAGGTGGAGGTTCTTCAATCAATTTATTATTACGAGGGATGCATGGGTGTTATATATAGCGAGTTATTGAGGACCGCATTCCCAAAAGAAATGAAGTATTTCTGATCAATTTAAGTAATTGGTTAAGAGTCAAGTATGGATGGACGCATTCGAAGTTAGAACAGAATTATTGAATGACGATAGCACATGGATGATGATGGGTAGATGCAGAGAGATTGTTAGTTAGTTCAATCTTAGTCACCTTTCAGTTCGAACTTGGAAACTCAATTAAAACCTTCAAATCAAATTATTCTACATCACAAAACCTTTTGGCAACCTTGTACAAATATCAAAACAAAAATTAGTCGCAATTATCAAATTTGAAGTATAAATGACAATACCCTTAataatacaagaaaaaaaaaagtacataaATGATATATTAAATTACAACGGAGAGAATGCAAATTGGGATTTTAATACCTTAGCCTAATGTTTGACAGAGATACcggaaaaaaagacaaaaaaatataaaaaaatataagtagacaatgaaaatattaaacaatgtgaataatgaatatatCGGATGTTAAATTTATTAGGTGTGCGGATGgtaattctaatattaaaatttatgtgGGTAATTTAgggtgtagtgtgtttttattttattgggccAATTTTAGAGTTTATTATTTACATTGTTCACAAAAGCCATTATCTACCTAACAAAATGCGTGAgaaattcttttatattttatttcttaaattcaaagtttttaaataaaaataaaatatctcctatattaataaattttcgaTTAGGACcgcttcaaaaatatttttatcaattaaaatgCCTCTATAAATATTTATGCTCTTACTTAatcttaatatttatatttgtatattaatGAATATATAACCACCACTATATTTTTGTtctattattcatatttttatcaTAAATACAAATATGGAATGATTCCATATTTCTATGCGGGTGCTTAATAATTCATTTCCTTGCTAGCTAGGTCCCTGTATATATATGTGAATCTTTAtagtattgtgtatatatatatatatatgacgatGTCATGGGCATTGCGAAGCACAAAGCTCATCAACTATATCCACATATTCATCATCATAATACACTCGCACGTACACACTACTTAGCTAGTTCTCTGAATTAATTTCCCTAACCTTAATTTCTTCCCAATCCATTAAGAATAAAAAAGCACCttccaattaaacacaatatgaatgCTTCCATTTCGGAGCTTGAAAGCACCTCAAACTCGTTATCATTTTCTTTCTCAGCATCACCGCCGCCGCTACTGCCGCCGCCACCACTAAAACAATCGTCTTCAACGAAATTAAAGGGCAAAACGTACTCAAACAACAAGCACCCGGTGTACCGAGGGGTACGGATGCGGAACTGGGGGAAATGGGTGTCGGAAATCCGGGAGCCGCGCAAGAAATCGCGCATATGGCTGGGCACATTTCCGACACCGGAGATGGCGGCCAGGGCTCACGACGTGGCCGCACTAAGCATCAAAGGAAATTCCGCCATTCTCAATTTTCCTGACCTTGAAAACTGCCTTCCTCGCCCGGCATCCTTGGCGCCTCGCGACGTCCAGGCTGCCGCGGCGAAGGCAGCTCACATGGACAAGTTTGAGTTATTAATACCTTCTTCGTCCCCGTCCTCGTCCTCGTTGACTTTCGAGCTGACGGAGATTATTGAGCTTCCGAGGCTCGAAACCGGGGACGAGTACCGGAAGGAGTTTGTGTTTGTGGACTCCGAGGATGCATGGATGTATCAGCCACCTCCAATGCCGTGGTTGCTGTAcggacaagaagaagaagaagatggtacTTCTTTCCGGAGTTTTCTTTCGGATTACTAAGGCTCTGTTTGGATTCACGTAAGATTCATGAGTGAAATGGATCTGAAACCAGGGGAATTAATATGAACTCTGTTATCTGGATATGACGAGTTCACATCTCAAAAACAAAAACTCAGATTTTATAGAATAATGTGATGGGATTAATCCATTATTAATCTTAGTTCCATTATTTTATTACAATTTGGATTTTATTTGTGAAGAACATGGAAAGAAAGGAAGGATTTTATAGATAAAGCAAATTTATATACATTTATTGTTAAAGAAATTCtagaagattaattttttttgtcaacaattgatttaaatatcaatattttaatcttttatctATTTTTGCAATATTCATGTagaaataaatatcatataatttgtacttatattaaatattaatataaactcTGCACACAGATTAATAGAACATGCACGTATGAATcatgatattttatattttttacatctttttaataatattagaaaaaaatcaaaatttatcttatttaatttttattaattattttattaattgtcaattaatatttttaatgaatcTGGGagtcaataaaatatttgtataatgtgtacaattgGTTATTTATTTGGctcaatatgagttaaaaaataaacatctaaaataaaatactactcatttctcaaacacaatacaccCATATTTCTAGAATAATCATCTGGTTATCAAGGATAATAAACATTTGATATCCTACTAAATCGAACATTCTTaaatttctattatatatattgtacAAATACTTCATTGACTTCTTATACTTCCTCTTTTAATAAAGCTATTTACGTTTAAACTCTTAACAAATGTTGTTAAAATAGTTACTAACAAAACTCTTTAGAATTTTAACAATTCAAACAAATCGATAACATTTTTTGGGACGCCACTTCATTATTCTTTTGCAACCTTAAGAGTAATTTTGGTTTAATTGACGGTAGTTTTCTCGTCATCATTTATTTGTTTATtggtgtttgctacggtacgatgataaattcatacgtaccgataTAATAAAAACGTGGATAAATAATAAAACGCCACGTGGATTATATTATCTCCGTAAgcagttatttttttaaagaaaatatatatcatatcaatacttttactaaaatatccttataatttagtaaaaataaaaatatatttctatttaattttataaaaagacctAAATATCCTTTTTATATTAGACAAAAACTATTCATtcaaattaatcaaaattttaaatttaactgactttaaatttaaaacaacatCTAATTGATTATTCATGTACAATCAATCATGTTTATACTCTTCCATAAACCCTAATTTCATATGTTCATTCATACAAAAAAAAGAACACATctaaagaacaaaaaatattcaaaagaACGGTTCTAGTGTTCTTCATCTTTTCTGGGTTTTCTTACATCTCTCTCAAAGAATGTCTCTCTCTCAATTGTCAGACTGAAACTCTCGCTGTCGCCTACTCGCGTGCGGGCAACCAGTTTTCCTTCTTGTTTTGTTTTCCATAATGTACACTTGATCAGAACTGCACTTGGATTGTCTGTTTGATGTACAACATTATGGCAACATCTCTTTTAGCTTCGTGTCTTCTATTCCTGTATTGTTCTTTTTTCATCAAACTGCAATTCAAACACTCCTGCTTAGTGTTGCCACCTTTGAATTTTGCTACTAATTAAATGTAAAGTTACAACCTCGGGGTCAGGGAGGGACATCTATGAGAAATTAagcttttttcttaaaatttcttTTAACCAATATCTTCAACATGTTTGAGTAAATAGACCATGATCATTGAGAAATTCTGGAAGAATTTGGATTGGAATTAGGAAtggggttgtccaatccaccTGACCAAAAAAACACACCCCTATCTGTCTGGTAATAATTAAATCAGCATTGAGAATTATTTAAAGACATAATGAGTCAAGTTatgattatttatcttttaaaacacACCTACCATTtaattctgcattttttttcaattctatTGTTGGGTTGGTGACAAAATAAAGTAGATCATGCACTTATGACAAAGTAttatatatctttcccttatagATTGGAGcatgttgtgatgagaattgagaatCAATGGCAACAATAAGCTCAAGAGTTATACGTCAGATCAGAACACAGGGGAACAAAAAAGCTTACCATAAAGCAGCCTATTATTGTTGTTGGTGTTACTACTCCTCAGTCTTCACTAGTGTCATTGATTCACTTCTATTATTGTTGTTGGTGTTACTACTCCTCAGTCTTCACTAGTGTCATTGATTCACTTCATCAAGTGTTGGTTTTTTACTGTTGTGAATGGTCTCAGATCAGATGCAGTGTTTCATTGGTACAACCATTTTGTTTGATCTACCCTATAAAAGAAAACATTACAGATTGTACCAATCCTGTGTATTGGAATCATGTGCTACTCTGCCtaaaatttttttaccaaattttaaaatattctacTATTCATGTTAGTTGACATATTTTACATCTATATATCTCGGAAGAAGGGTGCTTTTTTTTTATGGAGAGAAAATACTCTTGCTTTACTCAACAATAGGGTAAAATTTCAGATAAAAGAATACATTTTTTAGTGAATGAATTTTATCTTAAACATGTTACTCTAGCATAAGAGCAGTTGAGCACAATGCAGCTTATGGTGCATGATGATAATAATGCAAATtgcaaaataaacaaaagataaaCTCAACAGTGTCacataacaattatcaacatcaaATGGAAGAACTTTCGATATAAAATTTCCTcaacaaaatattaactaaaaacaaAAGCAATTCTGATAAATTTCTTATTAAAAAGAGTTCCAAATGATCAAGCTTTTCATACATAACAACCATCCACCAACTACATCATAGCCGCCCCACTTATTATTCATAACTATCGCCAgccacaacataaaaaaaataagaataagagcCTAAAGTTTATCAGTCAGTAAAACGAGAAACTGTAGCATGTGGCTCAAGATTCTTAGCAGCATCAGAGGCCTGAACAGTTAGGCTCAATAGTTTCAACAATAAGCTCCtttggcaaattcttaatacccttaAGATAGAAATTAAAGTGTACAAAGATCTTAAAAGGGTACACAATTTGATGAAGCTTGACTTGGCCTGAAACACCTTCAAAGATTCCAGAACCACCTGTGACAGCAAGGTATGTGTCTTCATAGGTCAAGTATGGACCCTGAACAGCAATGTGTCCATAGTCACCAAAGTAGAAACTGTATATTGCTTCATCACCTTTCTCTGCATTGTTTTGGATCAAAATGCAGATACCTGCTGTTATGCCTATGCGCTTTTGAAGGTCTCCAGTGTACAACTGcataataatataattgaaaaGATTATAATATGAATAATCATATGATGATGTTTGATCACTAACATAAttcaatcataaaaaataaattaccttGTTGGTGAAGGGTACAAGATCACCAAGGAAATTCACAGTTTTCTGGTTCAATCTACGCGGTGTTTCGAGGATCCGGAACCTTCTTTTCTGCAGAAGTGTGGGAAAGACTAATAGTCTATTACATGCTCACAAGTTTCGAAAGAACTTTTAAGGTGATCAAATGTTCTCCGGTTATTACCTGTCCACAAGCGGCTCTGCTATGCGTGAAGACCGACGGAGAGGGAGCGCGGCTCCGAGGAAGGGAGAGGATGAAGATAGCCTGCTGCTGTTCGGGTAGGAGTTTAGGGGTGAGATTGTTTTTTATTAGAAGGATGGTAtacaatgatgatgaaaaatttttaagatatgTTCTTCGTTTTGTCATGAGAAGGATAAGAAAGATTAGATTAGGGTTGAtgagaaataaaataattttttaatgtatatgaataatgaaatgtattttagttttaatttttaaattgattcagatttaaaattataaaactaaagctaattgaattttgattaaattaaaggaaTTTGAGTAATTTTTGTCTAATATAAAAAAGgatatttaagtctttttataaaattaaataaaaaatattttttatttttattaaagaataAGGATGATTTAGTAAAAGCATTTATATGATTTATatttaaaaccaaaaaaattaattattgacgtGGAAAACATAATCCACATGTAGTGTTTTAATTTGTCCACAATTTTATCGTATTGGTACGTATAAATTTTGGatcgtaccgtagcaaacacctTGTTTATTTTGAGGAGATGCAACTATGCAAGGCAATTTGGGTCCCCTGATAAGAATTTGTTTCGTGCAAGCCCGAAAGGCTCTCATGGGCCTCGTATGGGCGCAGCCTCATAACGGTTCATCAAGGGTCCATGATTGcaaaatacccaaaaaaaaaaacaaaaaagagaccATGATTGCAATAGATAAGAAAACCAAAGATTAACTTAGGTTCATCGAATAACCAGTTTAGTTATTCGTTTAAACAATAATTGagaattttaataatgttttgtctatataataagttaaatttattggccaataataaatttaaatttaaaatttagatcttAGATAAATTACTCATTGACTTACTAAATTAAAGGataccataaaaaataaaataaaatcaaatctcttAAGATGCATAATATATATGAATCGAAAATGAATTTGCATAGCTAAATAATCGTACAAACTCACATATATTTATTTTGAcataaaattattagttaaaaattattaaataatttaatataattaaatatattaaattatttaataatttttaatttttaattttatataaaaataactacataTAAATATTTATCCTAAAAAATATTGCATTTCCTCGTTATTATTATATAGGATCGTAGAATTAAATATCCAGCTCTATCATTGTACAAATACAAAAAGATGGGTTCTAAGGACTTGGGAGCGGATTTTCTAAGTAAAAAAATGAGATagtatcaattatttaatttaattttttattattttttttcatatttaattttaatcatatttataaaattaataataaaaatttatattttattctgttaaaaaaaattgaaaagtgaGACCCTAAGTTTATGACAAATCTCGATAAGCTTTTATTTACTATTTGAATATTTACTGGTTTAAGTTTCAAAAAGCTTGTACGTGGACATCTGTCACTATCTCAGGCATACACGTTAGAGATTCAGTCTGGTCCTTATTTCTCAAATAAATATTGTGTTTAGTAATTCTTTTCAAATAGaaataaatatcaataatattctacaactaaattaattattcaactaaattaaattaaattggtaTAATTTAATTGACATTTA contains:
- the LOC112755572 gene encoding ethylene-responsive transcription factor TINY; this encodes MNASISELESTSNSLSFSFSASPPPLLPPPPLKQSSSTKLKGKTYSNNKHPVYRGVRMRNWGKWVSEIREPRKKSRIWLGTFPTPEMAARAHDVAALSIKGNSAILNFPDLENCLPRPASLAPRDVQAAAAKAAHMDKFELLIPSSSPSSSSLTFELTEIIELPRLETGDEYRKEFVFVDSEDAWMYQPPPMPWLLYGQEEEEDGTSFRSFLSDY